In Halobacteriovorax sp. HLS, one DNA window encodes the following:
- a CDS encoding ABC transporter ATP-binding protein, whose product MSEEILLEIKNMHVHYGAIHAIHGIDLHVKRGEIVTILGSNGAGKTTSLHTISGLIKPSQGEILYKGQKIDSVAANKIVGMGIAHSPEGRMVFPDLTVKENLEMGAYLRSDKDGIEKDYQYMYDLFPKLKERSSQLAGTLSGGEQQMLAIARAYMSKPELLLLDEPSLGIAPILVQAIFEAIVDLNKHGMTILLVEQNAYASLKIAHRGYVLTTGEIFMEGPANELITNEEIRKAYLGH is encoded by the coding sequence ATGAGCGAAGAAATTCTTTTAGAAATAAAAAATATGCATGTTCACTATGGAGCAATTCATGCGATTCATGGAATTGATCTCCATGTTAAGCGTGGAGAAATTGTAACTATACTTGGATCCAACGGTGCCGGAAAAACAACCAGCTTACATACAATATCTGGTCTGATTAAGCCTTCTCAAGGAGAAATTCTTTACAAAGGTCAAAAGATAGACTCAGTTGCTGCGAATAAGATCGTGGGAATGGGAATAGCTCACTCTCCTGAAGGAAGAATGGTTTTTCCTGACTTAACAGTTAAAGAGAATCTAGAGATGGGAGCCTATCTTAGATCGGACAAAGACGGCATTGAAAAAGATTATCAGTATATGTATGACCTTTTTCCAAAGCTAAAAGAAAGATCTTCTCAGCTTGCAGGAACTCTTTCAGGTGGAGAGCAGCAAATGCTTGCCATTGCTAGAGCGTATATGTCTAAGCCAGAATTACTACTCTTAGACGAGCCTTCCTTAGGGATTGCTCCAATTCTCGTGCAGGCCATTTTTGAAGCAATTGTCGATCTAAATAAGCATGGAATGACTATTTTACTCGTTGAGCAAAATGCCTATGCTTCATTAAAGATCGCCCACAGAGGCTATGTTCTTACAACAGGCGAGATCTTCATGGAAGGGCCAGCTAACGAGCTAATTACAAACGAAGAAATTCGCAAGGCCTATCTAGGTCACTAA
- a CDS encoding murein L,D-transpeptidase family protein has protein sequence MKIKLFTIFLLFTLLSNMSWAQDISHIIVLKDKRELQLWQGDKLFKTYDVKLSISYNNPLFRAKAKEREGDNQTPVGFYKISKKRQNTRFPKSLLISYPNWKDKHNARVRGIPLDQIGGMILIHGNPYRPTQAVINFAAKLGIEKDTVDRWARDYFYPFFDWTNGCVAVSDEEMNEIFSLVKKNTPINIYP, from the coding sequence ATGAAAATCAAACTATTCACAATATTTCTACTATTTACACTACTGTCCAACATGAGTTGGGCCCAGGATATTTCTCACATCATTGTCTTGAAAGACAAAAGAGAGCTGCAACTATGGCAGGGTGATAAATTATTTAAAACCTATGATGTAAAATTATCAATTTCTTATAATAACCCCCTATTTAGAGCGAAGGCCAAAGAAAGAGAAGGTGATAATCAAACACCTGTAGGCTTTTACAAGATTTCTAAAAAAAGACAAAATACGAGATTTCCTAAATCTCTACTTATTAGCTACCCAAATTGGAAAGATAAGCACAATGCAAGAGTGCGAGGAATACCATTAGACCAAATAGGAGGAATGATCCTCATACATGGAAATCCGTATAGGCCAACACAAGCTGTAATTAATTTTGCTGCAAAGTTAGGTATTGAAAAAGATACGGTTGATAGATGGGCCAGAGATTACTTCTACCCTTTCTTTGATTGGACTAATGGTTGTGTAGCAGTAAGTGATGAAGAGATGAATGAAATATTCTCGTTAGTAAAAAAGAACACTCCAATAAATATTTATCCTTAA